The genomic region ttcaaaaatatatattcaagCTTCTAAAAAAATTCTACCTGAACCTGTCTCAGCAGATGTCTTATTATCATTGACTACATTAGTCTTTACAGGTGAACCTGTTTTTGCCTCAGCATCCAATGCTGTAGATAAAGCTGCAAGAGCAGCTGCTCTCTGGGAAGACTGATTTGAAGTGCCAAACGCTTTTGCAGGTCTTGGTACAGGTTTACTTCCAGTGCTTGAACTGAAAGCAGAATTCAAGGCAGCTAATGCCGAAGCTCTTTGAGTTGGGCCACTTTGCTTTGATCCATTAGAGCTATCAGAAAATGATGCTTGATTCTCTGCGCCAGTATCAGCTGTTGAGACTCGCTTCTTTAGGTTCTGAAAAACAAAGTACGATGTCACTTCAAGAATAGTATTAGCAAAGTGCCTAGAAAAGTATTCATATGAATATATTTATGACCTCAATGGCCTGAATAGGTATTCCCTGTAGAGTAGCAAGCTTCTTTTCAAATGAATTTCCCTGGGCCTGCGCTTTGCTCAAAAATagttaaaaacaacaaaaaactgcttttttttaaaaatgcatatGAATTTCTAATAAAAGTTTTGAACTTCCACAGTCTAGTAAATTCTAGAAAATCCCAACAAGCAAAAAGTGATCAAGTGATTAAGAAAATAGCAAGTTCAGCTACCATCCCCGCAAGTGTTTACAAAGTGAGCCAAGCAACATCAGGGCAAAGAAACCATCTCTCTACTTCTCATAAACTGACAAATCTCCTTTCAAAAAACAGATAAATCTTCGATTTCTTGACATGACAAACTGAATGGCTGACAGCCTATGATTTAAGTTCAATACATATGTCACTAtatgcatgaaatagaaatactTACAGCAGCCTTGGAAGAATCCCAAGTGAAATATTTAGTAAAGAAAGATGGTTCATTCCCTTCTGTAACTTTGTACAGTGGTATATCTGGAGATAAACCTTCCAACAAGGCTGCACGTTCCATATACTTCTGAAATACATAAGAACATTTGTATGTAACATAATATGGtgtaacaaaaaaataatattttttggatGGCATTTGTTGAAAACTTAAAAGCAACGCTCTAACCTTCCCAATTTCAAAAGCTAGCTGCTTTTCTTTGGTATCAACATGTTGTCCAACCCAGACAAAAACTTCAGCATGTGTATCCAGGATCATGATATCCTCTGTTAACAAGTCATCTTGAGTAAAATTGAAGACTTCAGTCACCTGCCAAAACAGGAGTCATTTGCATTAACTATATACCAATAATATGAAAATAAAAGACGATGGAAACATGGAATAGGCCCATTGTCCTCTATTTAACAAGATAGACATCACATTGTTTGGGAACCGCACCTCCAATTTTCCTGAAATAATTTTACAGCCATAAAAAGACAGGTCAGTTTTTTTTGTAGGTTGTGTAATATCTAGAACAAGTTATTGTAACATACTAGTCTGatcaaaaagaagaaagttgatttGTTTCATGATTGTTttaatttgaaaggaaattcaattcTGTTGAAAAGTACGGATACACATTTTGACACAGCAGCAAAGACAGTGTTTAGAAATAGAAGAGTTACCattttcatatgtgctagcatatAAATGAGGATCCTTGGCAGTTTCCTGCACTATTTTCTTGCTTACATATCTCTGCTTCCCACCCAACGCATACCAAAAGCCTGCAGGTTCTGTCCCTTCTTTTGCATGCTTTAAAGTAACACCAGGCTGGCAAGGCATGAACATACATATTAGAGttaaaaaagaaattaataaaaggTTATTCTTGTGGTAAATGAATTTGGCAGTTACCTCTactttgaaaaataaaagaaaacttctAAACTTAGTATGCATGGAAAAAGAGGAAGCCTAAAGTTAGTAGAATCATGAAAACAGATTTCAGATCTAGGAAGAACGGAGGCCTACTTTAAGGAACTCTGCAATTCTGGCTGCTAATTGCTGTTGCTCCAATGTGCTTGCATTCCCATGCCAAGTGAAAAATGATGATCCAGATTGTAACAAGAAGCAAGATGTAGAATTTAAAGATGTTCCCACCTGAACAAACAAAGCAATATAGTCATCAAGAAATTGACTGTATCTTACTATCTGAAACAAATTATTATATGAATGAAATGTAATGAACATACCACCTAAATCATGTGTATTAATAAACAGTGTGAAACTAATAACTCATGCTACAAATTTTGAGCCAGTGTAACAATGAGATAGATAACTGTTTCAAAAAACTTGCTGCTTATATAtttgatgttgattgttgttgAAAGCCACAAAAGGCTGCTATATCTAATATATATCTTGAATCGAAGAAAAAAAATTCCAAGCCTAATAAGTGACTAAAGCAGCCATAGTATCTAAGATCCAAGGTCACAATGAGCAGGTTGTTAATTTCTTTGTAGAGTAGTGGCATTGACAAGCAGCTTAATCTGAGTTTGTAAATTCTAAGTATCATTGATCATGCATCTATTGATTTCTTGTTCTAGTCTAGACAATCTTTCATGAAAGAGCTGATCATTCCATCATAAGAAGCACCACCAAAGTTAAAGGCTTAAAGCAATACATAGCCTATACAAAGTTACATGATCAATGAAGTAGCATCCTATAACTGTACAATTGGATCACTTGATAAGCCTACGAGCATAGTTTAATAACTGAAATCTTTCAAGCAATACACTGAAGAATCTGATCAAAGATAACTGAAATCTTTCGAGCAATAACTTCAGTATGATCAAAGATAGGCCAGATGATATGATTTAAAAAGCATTTTGTTTCACCTAAGTTTCACAGCTTTCAACTTCGCTTTGAAGATTTCTGAAAAtctatttttgactatttttttataTTTCGCATTTTACATTTTTTAAGCCCTTCATATcagaatttggcaatgtgactGTTGGATGACTGTTGGACAATGCTTATGCTACAGTTCAATCTGGATTGATTGGTTCATGAACTAAGTTTGGTGCATACATGAGCTTCAAATTTTGAGTGGTGAGCTAAGAGTTATGACCCAGATAAGTAGAATTATCAAAATTAAATAACTTCAACAACTTTTTTAGTTTACTGCTAAGGCTTTCCAGTGCATATATGAGCTTCAAATTTTGAGTGGTGGGCTAAGAGTTATGACCCAGACAAGTAGAATTACCAAAATTAAATAACTTCAACAACTTTTTTAGTTTACTGATAAATTTGTCCTTTATTTGACTCCATTTTGAATCCAAGAAGTACGTAGATCACTAGGATGTGTGCTGACTCTTTGATTctcaacaaaaaccctaatttactatatttagtaatttttttgttttttgtactTCAAGCTATATAATAACTAGATTTGAAACGTGTAGTTAGGGTCAAACACATACATCTCCCTTACAGAGTTTGTCTATTTTGTATTATCTCTCGACTATTGTATAGTCCCCTGAATTACCAGTTTAATTCAAATTATAACTGCCAAAAGACAAGAAAGTATGAAACTAAGTGGAAGGTCAAATGTAAGTCAAGCATGGACATAGTAATTTAGAAATTGTAAACCTAACATTTTAAGTTTCAGAGAAACCCCTATCTATAGTTCAAGATTTAAAAGATAAGTATTTTAACATTATTAGAAAAAACAATCAGCAACTTAGTCTATAATTCTCTAGGGGAATTATTCTTTATAACTTAAACAAGTGACATTAAATTGGGTGAACTTGCATCAATGTAAACAATATTTGACAAAACTAAAAGAAGAATTGCCACCAGAAAGCTTGaggacaaaatccaaaaaaaaaggtcTCCATTGTTGTATTTTACACGTGGGAGCTTCCATATAACAAAAGACtgccaaaatatgaaaataaagatgGTTATGTCATGTGCATAAACAAATTGTCCAAATTCACGATACTCAAAAGGGTAAACAATAAAACCTTTTGATAATGATTTCCTTTCACAATGGTCACTGCTAAGTATATAAATGGGTAGTGCTTTGATTTAAAATGTGCACAGGACATAACTTTGTTTCTATGGCATTCACTAAAAAAATATAGGTTGACTGTCAGAAGCAACTCATGCTTGTGAGTTAGAGTTATAAAATCAAGAGCCGTGGCATGAGAAGAGTGTACCCAACAATCTTCTCCTCTATCCAAAACTACAATGATTATTTTCACTTTGAAGCTTACCTCGTGAAAATTGAAGTGTGATGCCATTCCATGATATAAATGGATGCATGAATTAAACCCAAGGTCTACCAACTATATCTCCCATTTCCTCTTTGGTAACAATAATCAAGTTGCATGAAAGTACAAATTTACAAAAAAACTAAAAGCATATATTGTCCAACAAAACAAAGTTTGGGAACTCATGCACATGGCAGACCATTCACCTATCTGTTGTGCAATCTGAAATATTTTTCCATGGCTGCAAATATCTTTCAGCTGCAACTGAATAAAATACGTTTTATCTCTCTATTTACAATTGTACTCTTTAAACAAAGACAGTCTGACTATTTTAATCCCTAAAAATAAATCTCTAGCATATAGATTTTGTTTAATTTGGTTTACTGTCAAATTCTCAGTAAATTCCATAATTTTGAGTTGGCATTTCTACAAACCCCATAATGAATCATGAATCACTCTTGACAATTTAGCTTTCCTGTCCGTGCTAATTTCAATTCTACTTTGTCAGAACATGAGAGTTACAACTTTTCCACCTCAGAGTCCCTGCAACATGAGTGGAATATGCACGGACAGACCATGATAATTATATGTTCAAGCTGCTCCCTGGCACATTTTTATAATTTATGTGACTTTATGTATCGTCTCCATTTTGAGAAAGTTCCATCTGAAATAGAATTAATCCATCACATAAATAAGCAAATCAATGACACAGAGAACAATGACACTATACCATGTGTGGGATGAATGCACCACCAAAGAGTGTGTGTGATGTTTATATGTTAAAGCACACAATAAATCCCTTGATAGAGGGTCCATGAGTCAGTGCAGTAGTTGTATCTGCCTAATTTACACGTATGTTAATGTCATAGGCATGTTATAAGAATCTACACTTAGGCAGGAGCTTAATTCACTCCTCCAAAAGTGTCTCCCATGTGCCATATATTAGACGAGATTGGCAAGACCTAGCTTACTGCCAAGTCTGACCATGAGGCCGAAACTGAAGGGCTACAAAATATGACATAAAAATTGCATATTTCAGTACAGCTCTCTTTTATCTTTCTTGTACATTCATCCTTCAAAAATACATTCACTTTTCtgggaattaattaaatacatactAACAAGCAGATAATGCCAAGATGAGAACACTTTTTCAAATGCTGATGTTAATCCCAGATTTAGAAAATTGTTCTAACATCaacaaattccacaaaaacaaataaaaaataaagactTTAGAAATGTATATTTACCGGATCAACCTGCACCGCTTTACTGTTGTGTGGCCCTGAACCAGACACCTGAATGAGGGCTACACAATCACCATTGTATGTATCGTCGTTTACACCTTTATCAGCAATGAATTTTTTGTAGCCAACACTCAGTCCACCCTGCTatgtaaaaggaaaatgattacccATTCCAACCAAACATCATAAAATTGCTTGACAGGATAAAAAGGAAATAATATTTCTCCGAGCTAATTGCTTCTCTTATACAAGTAATAAGGGAAAGCTAATTGCTTCCCTTATACAAGTAATCAGGGAAATCAAGCTAAAAACTAGCATAATAGATACACAGAATTAGGTTTGGAACCAAACGTGGACTATGTGCTTTAAGAAAACTGTGATTGGCTTATGTGCAAACCTTCAGTACAAGCATGTTTGGGAATAGACCAATAAATTCAGCAGGCTCTTTTCCCTGAAGAATTCGACCCTGTAATGCAAATTACACTCCTCAGAATTTTACTGTCATGTGAGTTTGTATCATATAAATGATTATATCTGTGAGGATGAGTTCATGTGCTGCTTTTCGCACATGCTCGAATTCAAAGTTATATACAGAACCTATGAATTCTTAAAGAATTCAAATAAATCTGTAGGCTTCTTTGGAAAAAAATGATTGGCTACTCAAATTGAAACAAACAAACTTGTATTTACTAAAGTATTAAgtcaataaaatttccaaaattgcAGAAATTCTTGCCTGTACAGGTTTCCCTTTCAAAGAGTTTGCCATTGTGTTTATTAAGCGAGCCACAGTAGTTTGATCTTCCTGAACAAAAAGCAAAGCAATTTGATTGAGCTTAGTGAAAACAAATATAATCAGACAAGAAAACAGTTAATAACTTTCCACTTACTCTTTTATAAGATATTTATAACTGAATATTGACAAAGGTTATGAACTTATGCCATTAGTGCAATATAGTAAAAGGCTAGAAAATAATCCAGTTCCTTTGCGTGATGTGAAATATATATTGCCAATTATTACTATATATGGCATCAGCGAAAATTCCCAAAGAAAAGTACATTAACAGAGCTGTTAACTAACATACCGGTGTGCTCTCCTGCCCCAGCCAGGAACAAAGATAATATCCCTCCTTCCGATCCCCAGAATGGTAAGTATACAAAATGACATAACAATCTCCACCATAAAATTTTCCAATCTCTTCTTTACGAACAGGAGTTTTGGAGTTATTGTTGACCCGCCATACCTGagaaaaaaatctataaatttgctTAGCCAATTGGCTGGCATTCATCTTAAGTTTAACATTATTATCTTCCATCATTAAAAGGTCATATCAATggtataaaaataaaaatgatatctAAAAGATCCATATTGATCCCACCTCCAGCTTTCCACCACCTTCAAGCAAGGGTGGAATCTCTTCTTTAGCTGGAGTCGCCTTCATCATCCCTTTGACATCAACTCCTTGCTGCTTCAGCAAGGCTACAAAGAACAGTTAACATTATCATGATGCAAATCCCCTCACCATTGCCTTTTGAAGACAATCATTGAAAAAGTAATTTATTCACTCACCAGCAACTTTGCCTCTACCATCTTCAGCACCAGAATTTCCACCAGTGAGAGGCCATGAATcaaattttgacttaaaagtctgtGTCTCAAACCCTTGAATGACTCGTATAATGCTTGTATACTTTGATCTTTTCTGACTGGATACGAATTCCTGCAGAGTAAAATATCCAAGGTTAAACCCAGCAAGAGCTTTATTCTACTCTCAAACATTACAGAAAATAGAAAGCATGCTAAGAGAAACGTACATCTGCAGCTGAACTTGCAGCTTTCCTCTCCTCCAGCTGGGTTACACGACCCACCCAAACATAGATCTCAGCTCCACAGTCAAGTAAATAACATTTGTTTGATTCCAACATCCCCCGAGACAAGGGTCCTGCAATGCTCTTAAGTTGTCCATCCACAATACTGCGTatgaaaaatccaaacaaaaactTAAGTAGGAATATTTTAGTCACTAAAAAAATGGGTTGGTTCTTTTCAAAGCATTGTTTATTTTCAGTGCCTTTTACATATTCTAGAAGGAAATAGTAAAAGTGACTAAAACATCCAACATGTGAGAAACCTTTTATATAGCATTTAAAATACATAAGTATATTAATTTCTTTTCTTGTTTTAACATTTTATCTTGATATACAATTTTTTTCACAATGCACTTCAGACTTGTGCATTTCTTTCCATAGCTCAAAAGGATTCCAAGATAAACATCCAACGTGTGAGAAACCTTTTATATAGCATTTAAAATACATAAGAAAGTATATTAATTTCTTTTCTTGTTTTAACATTTTATCTTGATATACAATTTTTTTCACAATGCACTTCAGACTTGTGCATTTCCTTCCATAGCTCAAAAGGATTCCAAGATAATTCTTCATGAAGCACATCATTTGTTTACATTTCATATTTATAAGCCATTCTCTCATTCATTTCAACAAGGTACTTTCTTGACTTTGATGTAGATTTTTATCCATCCATTTGTTATGTACCAAGATAATCTCCCACTATAGTCCTACCTTTACCCAATCCTTGCAATTCTGTTACCAGATATCAGGGCTCCAAAACTATGGGCAAGCTCCATACATAGAAAAGTTAAGCACATGGAAGCACTAAAATCCAGCAAGAAGGACCTCCACAATTCACTAGCACTGAGGTGAAATCAGAGAAAGGTGTCTGAAAGTAAAGGCCAACAGACATGACCAGCAAAGAGAAGCAGGTGAGACGCATGAATATCCATAATAAAGCTATATGAGAGTAAGATTGGTTAAGAGTCAAGGCACTCAATGACAATCGCACCAACTTACAAGGAAAAGATGAGACCTGTTCACAATACAAAAAGGTCAACAGACTCATCTATCTAAATTTCAAGAACATATGTCCAAAATGCTGTGAAACAAAACAGCAACTACTTATATAAAACCTAAACAACTTCAAGAAAATAACTGCAAGAAAAGGACATGATTAGCTCTTCCCTGTAACATTACAGGGAAAAGCCTTTACAACTAAATAAATTTAGCTACAATCATCCAGAACTTGTGCCCCCAGAGAACAAATATAGCCCATGATGACCCATTGAACACTCTAATCAATGCTACCAAACAAGTAACCAATAACACAAGTCAAATAACCTAAGTTACCAATTTGGGTACGGGTACGGATTCACGGattcaacaaaaaaataataataataattcttggGTATGGGTACGGGTACCATACCAGTacgtccgtacacacacacacacacacacacacacatatatatatatatatgttcaaacatcaaaattatatatatgttttgatgcatttcatgcatcataaAGGGCGAAATTAGGGTTTagaggttaaaaaaaaaaattaaaaggtgtttttttattgtttttgtgtttttatgacccatgggccccgtttttgggaacccacgggccttgGTTCTCCTGGGTCCGCCCAGGTTCTCCATGGGTTCCACCCGCGTCCTGCCCAGGTGGTTGGGTTCTCAGTGGGTCCCACAGACAGGACCCACAGAAAACCCAGCCAGCTGGGCAGGACCCAGGTGGAACCCAGGGAGAACCAGTTCCGGGCAAGAACCTTAGTAGAGACCAACTGATGACACTATGGATGTTATAAATAGATAACCCAGAAGAAATTAACTTGAGATGTTTCTCAGTGAATACATGTTTCAGCAGAATCTAACTGTTGCTTCAATTCGACAGTATAATGGGCTTGTACGTTCTGAGAAACATCCCAATTACACTTTGAAATAAGCTAAACAAGATAGAACAGGTGCTTCTGATTCTTCCCAAATTACCTTAGCCATTCATTAGTTCAAATTTTAATAAATGCTTTCAGGGAATCACATATAAGGTGAATAACAAAACATTAGGAAGGAATAATAAACGAAAAAATTCAGTACAGTTAATCCAGCAGATCTAAATTAGTATGCAGCAAGTTTTTGACAGGCCTGGCAACCCAGTTAATGCTTGCTATTCTATCTTTCTGAATCTCTTAAAGTGACCTTTATGCAAAGATGTTTTTTGACCTGGTAAATTTCAAATATGTGCATAACCTTACTATATTTCATCGTGACAAAAATTGCATCCACCTTTTTTAACAAGTTACCACAACTTGcatgataaatatttcatgtggTAGAAATTTTCAAAGTAGAAATAATAACAATTGTGATTTCACAATGAAGCTGTAAGTTAGTATTTTAAAAATGTTAAAATAAAAGCACCTGTACATCCTTCCAGGAGTAATCTCCATATTAGCATCATCTTCACTGCCAATCTTCTTTCCAATGGGAGCAAAACCTCCAAATAGACCCCAAAATTCCCCGGAGTCAGCTTCTGCTTGAAGTTTGCCATCATCTGAATTAACACAACTTTATAGGATTAAAACCCATAAACCATGAATTATAAAATCATACCAGTAAAAACAGAAACTGAACCAACATTCAATTCTATAAACTAGGTTAGTTAACAAATTGTATCCCAGTGTGATTCTAGTCTCAACCACCTACCAATAATTGCAACTTCACACTTCCCCTCATGGTATTTATCTTTCAAGTATTGAACAACTTCCAGA from Cryptomeria japonica chromosome 3, Sugi_1.0, whole genome shotgun sequence harbors:
- the LOC131067799 gene encoding villin-3 isoform X2: MAVSMKNIDPAFQGVGQKVGMDIWRIENFQPVPLPKSEYGKFYSGDSYVVLQTTSGKSGTYQYDIHFWLGKDTSQDEAGTAAIKTVELDAALGGRAVQYREIQGHETDKFLSYFKPCILPLEGGVASGFKKPEEVKFETCLYVCKGRRVVRMKQVPFARSSLNHDDVFLLDTETKIYQFNGSNSNIQERAKALEVVQYLKDKYHEGKCEVAIIDDGKLQAEADSGEFWGLFGGFAPIGKKIGSEDDANMEITPGRMYSIVDGQLKSIAGPLSRGMLESNKCYLLDCGAEIYVWVGRVTQLEERKAASSAADEFVSSQKRSKYTSIIRVIQGFETQTFKSKFDSWPLTGGNSGAEDGRGKVAALLKQQGVDVKGMMKATPAKEEIPPLLEGGGKLEVWRVNNNSKTPVRKEEIGKFYGGDCYVILYTYHSGDRKEGYYLCSWLGQESTPEDQTTVARLINTMANSLKGKPVQGRILQGKEPAEFIGLFPNMLVLKGGLSVGYKKFIADKGVNDDTYNGDCVALIQVSGSGPHNSKAVQVDPVGTSLNSTSCFLLQSGSSFFTWHGNASTLEQQQLAARIAEFLKPGVTLKHAKEGTEPAGFWYALGGKQRYVSKKIVQETAKDPHLYASTYENGKLEVTEVFNFTQDDLLTEDIMILDTHAEVFVWVGQHVDTKEKQLAFEIGKKYMERAALLEGLSPDIPLYKVTEGNEPSFFTKYFTWDSSKAAAQGNSFEKKLATLQGIPIQAIENLKKRVSTADTGAENQASFSDSSNGSKQSGPTQRASALAALNSAFSSSTGSKPVPRPAKAFGTSNQSSQRAAALAALSTALDAEAKTGSPVKTNVVNDNKTSAETGSEVPDDKSITTVSSEAEESLSKQDDSTAQEGTKLEESSSETNGEEISETKVVEVEIEENGSSDTYSYERLKAKSTNPAPGIDHKKREAYLTSEEFEKIFGMDKKKFYDQPKWKQDMRKKAVDLF
- the LOC131067799 gene encoding villin-3 isoform X1; amino-acid sequence: MAVSMKNIDPAFQGVGQKVGMDIWRIENFQPVPLPKSEYGKFYSGDSYVVLQTTSGKSGTYQYDIHFWLGKDTSQDEAGTAAIKTVELDAALGGRAVQYREIQGHETDKFLSYFKPCILPLEGGVASGFKKPEEVKFETCLYVCKGRRVVRMKQVPFARSSLNHDDVFLLDTETKIYQFNGSNSNIQERAKALEVVQYLKDKYHEGKCEVAIIDDGKLQAEADSGEFWGLFGGFAPIGKKIGSEDDANMEITPGRMYSIVDGQLKSIAGPLSRGMLESNKCYLLDCGAEIYVWVGRVTQLEERKAASSAADEFVSSQKRSKYTSIIRVIQGFETQTFKSKFDSWPLTGGNSGAEDGRGKVAALLKQQGVDVKGMMKATPAKEEIPPLLEGGGKLEVWRVNNNSKTPVRKEEIGKFYGGDCYVILYTYHSGDRKEGYYLCSWLGQESTPEDQTTVARLINTMANSLKGKPVQGRILQGKEPAEFIGLFPNMLVLKGGLSVGYKKFIADKGVNDDTYNGDCVALIQVSGSGPHNSKAVQVDPVGTSLNSTSCFLLQSGSSFFTWHGNASTLEQQQLAARIAEFLKPGVTLKHAKEGTEPAGFWYALGGKQRYVSKKIVQETAKDPHLYASTYENGKLEVRFPNNVMSILLNRGQWAYSMFPSSFIFILLVYS